A genomic window from Emys orbicularis isolate rEmyOrb1 chromosome 8, rEmyOrb1.hap1, whole genome shotgun sequence includes:
- the SOWAHA gene encoding ankyrin repeat domain-containing protein SOWAHA, which translates to MSVKLLILGTGGLLAAVRRCSETTVMGAFNHTPSRSGGRGSPRSLRAGCRVPPTRCDARYSCCGQTLPLPSAALEAGDRAKHCGWWPLLRGVNSGQDPPLAGRSQRSPGQAQGAPQGSHSGASRLQIPDTSARGPSATPRPGAAPAPAGSGCRVESRPRRQRSQVQGMAEPEPSRAALLGFLREHGGQVRSAELRGRFKPLLEAGEPGERAARRERFKALVNSVAVVKELDGAKFVVLRKKLRAQAGGEPDAGAQPPEAPPEGVGQSGAGGQGPPPAPPAAEESRSPKPVSELRGLFQSQDGETPGPPPGMAGPPRREAPQKPCMLPVRCPQPARGIEELPRQQEQLEDRARLQVGTLLDLPEPASPRSPHMKRRQVDEAGARSPHLRRVSKTQKVSEETGCTAAVPLESLEHEWLVKATAGQWSQRLHGLLLSDANLAGKRDFMSGFTALHWAAKSGNCDMVGKIIEVAKKGGTEIDVNAKSYGGYTPLHIAAIHGREDVITTLVKTYNVKVNLRDYSGKKPHHYLKEGSSYAVRHLLGDPDLHTSVGHAFPIKKNPKIAASILSSTSTFLGVLSDDMPFYDLSRGLKKTSSLNKLLNASAGSRKKPKTRGTFPSYSSLVEAVEEEQEEEATVKHRPVSELFFSH; encoded by the coding sequence ATGTCTGTCAAGCTGTTGATCCTCGGCACAGGCGGCTTATTGGCCGCAGTTAGGCGGTGCTCAGAGACGACGGTGATGGGCGCATTTAACCATACACCGAGCAGATCCGGGGGTAGGGGCTCCCCGCGGAGTCTCCGCGCAGGCTGCAGGGTGCCACCCACACGGTGCGATGCGCGCTACTCATGCTGCGGCCAAACCCTTCCGCTGCCAAGCGCAGCCCTGGAGGCTGGGGACCGCGCCAAGCACTGCGGCTGGTGGCCTCTGCTCCGCGGCGTGAACAGCGGGCAGGACCCGCCCCTCGCGGGCCGGAGCCAGCGCTCCCCGGGGCAGGCACAGGGGGCGCCGCAGGGGTCACACTCAGGTGCGTCTCGCCTACAAATCCCAGACACCTCCGCTCGCGGTCCCTCCGCCACCCCCCGGCCGGGCGCGGCCCCCGCCCCAGCGGGGAGCGGCTGCCGAGTAGAGTCGCGCCCGCGGAGGCAGCGCTCCCAGGTGCAGGGCATGGCCGAgccggagccgagccgggcggCCCTGCTGGGCTTCCTGCGGGAGCACGGCGGGCAGGTGCGGAGCGCGGAGCTGCGGGGCCGCTTCAAGCCGCTGCTGGAGGCCGGCGAGCCCGGGGAGCGAGCCGCCCGCCGCGAGCGCTTCAAGGCGCTGGTGAACAGCGTGGCCGTGGTGAAGGAGCTGGACGGGGCCAAGTTCGTGGTGCTGCGGAAGAAGCTccgagcccaggctgggggggagccGGACGCGGGAGCGCAGCCCCCCGAGGCGCCTCCGGAGGGCGTTGGGCAGAGCGGGGCAGGCGGGCAGgggccgccccctgccccgccggcAGCCGAGGAGAGCCGGTCCCCGAAGCCTGTGTCCGAGCTGAGGGGGCTGTTTCAGAGCCAGGACGGCGAGACGCCTGGGCCCCCCCCGGGGATGGCTGGGCCCCCCAGGAGAGAGGCCCCCCAGAAGCCCTGCATGTTGCCAGTGCGCTGCCCGCAGCCGGCTAGAGGGATTGAGGAGCTgccaaggcagcaggagcagcttgAGGACAGAGCCAGGCTGCAAGTGGGGACCCTGCTGGACCTCCCTGAGCCGGCCTCCCCCAGATCCCCGCACATGAAGAGGAGGCAGGTGGACGAGGCGGGTGCCAGGTCGCCCCACCTGCGAAGGGTGTCAAAGACTCAGAAGGTGAGCGAAGAAACCGGCTGCACTGCTGCTGTTCCCCTGGAATCTCTGGAGCACGAATGGCTGGTGAAAGCCACCGCCGGCCAGTGGTCCCAGCGGCTTCATGGCCTCTTGCTGAGCGATGCTAATCTGGCAGGGAAAAGGGACTTCATGTCCGGGTTCACAGCTCTGCACTGGGCAGCTAAGAGTGGGAACTGTGACATGGTGGGGAAGATCATTGAAGTGGCCAAGAAAGGTGGCACTGAAATTGATGTGAATGCCAAGTCCTACGGAGGTTACACTCCCCTCCACATCGCTGCAATACATGGCCGAGAAGATGTCATTACCACATTGGTCAAGACATACAATGTCAAGGTTAATCTGAGAGACTACAGTGGGAAAAAGCCACACCACTACTTAAAAGAAGGGTCCTCTTATGCAGTCAGGCATCTGCTGGGTGATCCTGATCTTCACACCAGTGTTGGACATGCCTTTCCAATCAAGAAAAATCCAAAAATTGCTGCTTCCATCTTGAGCTCCACCAGCACCTTCCTTGGAGTCTTATCTGACGACATGCCCTTCTATGATCTAAGCAGGGGTTTGAAGAAGACTTCTTCCTTAAATAAGCTCCTTAATGCATCTGCAGGCTCAAGGAAGAAGCCTAAGACTAGGGGGACTTTCCCGTCTTATTCTTCTCTTGTCGAAGCAGTGGAggaagagcaggaggaggaggccaCAGTGAAACACAGACCAGTTTCTGAGCTGTTCTTCAGTCACTAG